The following coding sequences are from one Bacteroidota bacterium window:
- a CDS encoding thioesterase family protein encodes MVTYNYQHRVRYRECDPMGVVYHAHYIDYFEAARTEALRDMGIVYKKLEDDGVQMPTIDLAVKYRQPARYDDLLEIKVILKDKPGVRIRIDYEVRRVNEETLLTTGHVTLCFMDIERKRPVMAPAVFAEMYDTYAR; translated from the coding sequence ATGGTTACCTACAATTACCAGCACCGTGTGCGGTACCGCGAGTGTGACCCTATGGGGGTCGTGTATCATGCCCACTACATCGACTACTTCGAAGCAGCGCGCACAGAAGCCCTGCGCGACATGGGCATCGTTTACAAAAAACTGGAAGATGACGGCGTCCAAATGCCTACCATTGATCTCGCCGTCAAATACAGACAGCCTGCCCGCTACGACGACCTCCTGGAAATCAAGGTCATCCTGAAAGACAAACCCGGTGTACGCATTCGCATTGACTATGAAGTGCGACGGGTAAACGAGGAGACGCTCCTCACCACCGGCCATGTGACCCTATGTTTTATGGACATCGAACGTAAACGCCCCGTAATGGCGCCTGCTGTTTTTGCCGAGATGTACGACACCTACGCGCGTTAA
- the nadC gene encoding carboxylating nicotinate-nucleotide diphosphorylase produces the protein MSTSALPVYFTAPELAALIHLALDEDLGTGDVTTAATIPPDTKASASFLAKESGTIAGLHVAKEVFHTLDDALEVFWSKADVDAVIKGEVFGTVVGSAHAILSGERLALNIMQRMSGIATATHHMVHAASPFGSRILDTRKTAPGLRLLDKWAVKLGGGENHRIGLFDMILIKDNHIAAAGSIEQAIYAAQQFRTANNPNLEIEVETRTLDEVSRALATGGIDRLLLDNMVVVDGDEINTSMLESAVELVGGRYATEASGNVTLKTVPAIAATGVDFISSGALTHSVKALDISLKIALSL, from the coding sequence ATGTCAACAAGCGCTCTCCCGGTCTACTTTACGGCCCCTGAACTTGCAGCCCTGATTCACCTTGCCCTCGATGAAGACCTCGGCACAGGCGATGTAACAACAGCAGCTACCATTCCGCCCGATACCAAAGCTTCTGCCTCTTTTCTTGCAAAAGAAAGCGGCACCATAGCAGGCCTGCATGTTGCAAAAGAGGTGTTTCATACCCTCGACGATGCACTTGAAGTGTTCTGGAGTAAAGCTGACGTTGACGCGGTTATCAAAGGCGAAGTGTTTGGCACGGTTGTAGGCTCGGCACATGCTATCCTTTCAGGTGAGCGACTTGCCCTCAATATCATGCAACGCATGAGCGGCATTGCAACAGCAACCCATCATATGGTGCACGCTGCATCTCCTTTTGGCAGCAGGATTCTCGATACGCGCAAAACTGCGCCGGGCCTTCGGTTGCTCGACAAATGGGCGGTAAAATTGGGTGGCGGCGAAAATCACCGCATCGGCCTTTTCGATATGATTCTGATCAAAGACAACCATATCGCAGCCGCCGGCAGCATCGAACAGGCCATTTATGCCGCACAGCAGTTCAGAACAGCAAACAATCCCAACCTGGAAATTGAAGTAGAAACGCGCACCCTCGATGAAGTATCACGTGCGCTGGCAACTGGCGGTATAGATCGGTTACTGCTGGACAATATGGTCGTTGTTGATGGGGATGAGATTAACACCAGCATGCTGGAAAGCGCGGTAGAACTGGTTGGTGGACGTTACGCCACCGAAGCCTCTGGTAATGTGACGCTCAAAACTGTGCCGGCCATCGCAGCTACAGGGGTTGACTTTATCTCCTCCGGTGCCCTCACCCATTCCGTTAAAGCGCTCGACATTTCTTTAAAAATCGCGCTCTCTCTATAA